GCGCGCCGGTTCGGGTCTGGCGTCACCCTGCTGCACGTGGTCGAACGGACGCCGCCCGACGAGGTGCATGGTGAGCCGCATCTGACCACGGTCGCAGAGGCAGAGGCTTACCTGACGGAGGTGGCGTCCCGGGAGTTCCCGTCCGTGGCCGTGACCATGCACGTGCACGGTCCGGACGAGACCGGCGTCGCCGAGAGCATCGCCCGCCACGCCGATGAGCTGCGCGCCGCGCTGATCGTGCTGTGCACCCACGGTCAGGGCGGCGCCCGGGAGCTGATCTACGGCAGCGTCGCCCAACAGGTTCTCAGCCACGGCAGCGCCCCGGTCCTGCTGATCCGACCCGGCCCAGGGGCCCAGGTCTTCGCATGCAGCAGGGTTCTGGTCCCCCTTGATGGTAGTGTTCCATCCGAGGCCTCCTTGCCGCTGGCCGAGGCGCTGGCCCACGCGTTTGGCGGCCGCCTCCACCTGTTGACCGTGGTGCCCACAGTGGCAACGGTCTCCTCTGCCCGCGCGCCCGCTGCGCTGTTCCTTCCAATCGCGACTGCGGTCGCCCTGGATCTCGAGGAGCAGGAGACGCTGCTCTACCTCGATGGGCTGGCCGCTCGACTGCGGCAGGACACCCTGACCGCGGAGGTGGAGGTAGGGCGCGGTGATCCGGCCTGGGAAGTTGCCGCCGCCGCCGAGCGGTTGGACGCGGACCTTGTGGTCATGGCCACCCACGGCCGGTCCGGGATGAGCGCGGTGTGGGCGGGCAGCGTGGCGATCCGGATCATGGCGAGGTGCCGCAGGCCGATGCTGTTGGTAAGGGCGCCGGGAGCGCCGGACGGCCTCTGATGCACGCGCGGCCGGCCGATGCCTGGATGCGTGGCAGGGAGGTGGCGGAGGAGGTGGGATTCGAACCCACGAGGCAGTTTCCCGCCCAACGGTTTTCGAGACCGTCCGGGTACCGGGCTCCCG
This genomic window from Armatimonadota bacterium contains:
- a CDS encoding universal stress protein; the protein is MFDHLLIPLDGSRLAESVLPAAGAVARRFGSGVTLLHVVERTPPDEVHGEPHLTTVAEAEAYLTEVASREFPSVAVTMHVHGPDETGVAESIARHADELRAALIVLCTHGQGGARELIYGSVAQQVLSHGSAPVLLIRPGPGAQVFACSRVLVPLDGSVPSEASLPLAEALAHAFGGRLHLLTVVPTVATVSSARAPAALFLPIATAVALDLEEQETLLYLDGLAARLRQDTLTAEVEVGRGDPAWEVAAAAERLDADLVVMATHGRSGMSAVWAGSVAIRIMARCRRPMLLVRAPGAPDGL